In Natronococcus occultus SP4, the following proteins share a genomic window:
- a CDS encoding GMC family oxidoreductase, with protein MVQELDPVDVVTVGVGWTGGIIAKELAEEGYEVVGLERGGERSTEDWLTVHDELGYALRYKLMQDLSRETITFRHEPGDTALPMRRYGAFLPGTGVGGAGVHWNGVTWRFLPYDFEIRSETIDRYGEDAIPEEMQLQDWGITYEELEPYFDEFEYMAGISGVAGNIEGEIQDDGNPYEGPRSRDFPLPPMMETPALETFMDGAEEAGFEPFIQPSANLSEPYENTDGVQLGQCEYCGYCERFGCEWGAKSDPTVTVLPVAHETGNFELRTHSNVVELLYDEDAEEVTGVKYVDHRTNDVYEQPADVVALTAYVLNNVRLLLLSEIGEPYDPETGEGVVGKNYCYQNFGGAATGFFDDEEWNLYMGAGALGAAFDDINGDNFDHGDRDFLHGGSVSMSQTGERPIANNPVPEETPSWGSEFKEQSLEYNHSSLSISCQGAVLPFQDNYLDLDPNYTDDYGLPLLRMTFNWHEQDYALSEFASDVCERVMEEMGADTVDATGGLEGDFDIIPYQSTHNTGGAIMGADPEESVVNSYLQCWDAHNLFVPGASAFAHNSGYNPTGTVGALAFRAAEGIQEYLDSPDLLASPEA; from the coding sequence ATGGTACAAGAACTCGATCCCGTCGACGTCGTCACCGTCGGCGTGGGCTGGACCGGCGGCATCATCGCGAAAGAACTGGCGGAAGAAGGCTACGAGGTGGTCGGCTTAGAACGCGGCGGCGAGCGTTCGACGGAAGATTGGCTCACTGTCCACGACGAACTGGGCTACGCCCTGCGATACAAGCTGATGCAGGACCTCTCCCGGGAGACGATTACCTTTCGACACGAGCCGGGAGACACGGCGCTACCGATGCGTCGATACGGCGCCTTCCTTCCGGGGACCGGCGTCGGCGGGGCCGGCGTCCACTGGAACGGCGTCACCTGGCGGTTCCTCCCGTACGATTTCGAGATCAGATCCGAGACGATCGATCGGTACGGCGAGGACGCGATCCCCGAGGAGATGCAGCTTCAGGACTGGGGGATCACCTACGAGGAACTCGAGCCCTACTTCGATGAATTCGAGTACATGGCCGGTATCTCGGGCGTCGCCGGTAACATCGAGGGCGAGATCCAGGACGACGGCAACCCCTACGAAGGACCCCGGTCCCGGGACTTTCCGCTGCCGCCGATGATGGAGACACCGGCGCTCGAGACCTTCATGGACGGCGCCGAGGAGGCTGGATTCGAGCCGTTCATCCAGCCATCGGCGAACCTCTCCGAACCGTACGAGAACACCGACGGCGTGCAACTCGGGCAGTGCGAGTACTGTGGCTACTGCGAACGGTTCGGTTGTGAATGGGGTGCGAAATCCGATCCGACCGTAACTGTCCTCCCGGTCGCCCACGAGACGGGGAACTTCGAACTGCGAACCCACTCGAACGTCGTCGAGTTGCTCTACGACGAGGACGCCGAGGAGGTGACCGGCGTCAAGTACGTCGACCACCGGACGAACGACGTCTACGAGCAGCCTGCGGACGTCGTCGCGCTCACTGCCTACGTCCTCAACAACGTCCGGCTGCTCTTGCTGTCGGAGATCGGCGAACCGTACGACCCCGAGACGGGTGAGGGAGTTGTCGGGAAGAACTACTGTTATCAGAACTTCGGCGGCGCCGCGACGGGCTTTTTCGACGACGAAGAGTGGAACCTCTATATGGGTGCCGGCGCGCTCGGGGCTGCCTTCGACGACATCAACGGCGACAACTTCGATCACGGAGACCGCGACTTCCTGCACGGTGGCTCGGTTTCGATGAGCCAGACCGGCGAGCGGCCGATCGCGAACAATCCCGTTCCCGAGGAGACGCCATCGTGGGGCTCGGAGTTCAAAGAGCAGAGCCTCGAGTACAACCACAGCTCGCTGTCGATCTCGTGTCAGGGTGCGGTTCTCCCCTTCCAGGACAACTACCTCGACCTCGACCCGAACTACACCGACGACTACGGGCTCCCGCTGCTCCGGATGACGTTCAACTGGCACGAGCAGGACTACGCCCTCTCGGAGTTCGCGAGCGACGTCTGCGAACGTGTGATGGAGGAGATGGGCGCCGACACCGTCGACGCGACCGGCGGTCTCGAGGGCGACTTCGACATCATCCCCTACCAGTCGACTCACAACACCGGCGGTGCAATCATGGGTGCCGATCCCGAGGAATCGGTCGTCAACAGCTACCTGCAGTGCTGGGACGCGCACAACCTCTTCGTTCCGGGCGCGTCGGCGTTCGCCCACAACAGCGGCTACAACCCGACCGGAACCGTCGGCGCGCTGGCGTTTCGCGCCGCCGAGGGGATCCAGGAGTACCTGGACAGCCCCGACCTGCTCGCCAGCCCCGAAGCGTAA